Genomic DNA from Gemmatimonadaceae bacterium:
GAAATACTTGCGGACCGGCTCAATTTTATCCGCCGGGGTGCTTATGTGGACATCCGTCCGGGCGGGAATCTGATCGGCAGCCCGGTAGTGTATATCGCGTCGGCAACGTCGCAGTCGCCCGCCATCACCAGCGGCGACACTCTGTTTTCACACGAAAAGAAGGCACTCGGCAACGTTGGCGTGCAAGTCGATCAGCTGATTCTGCAGCTCGGCGAGCTAACCGACACTGGCAACAAGATTCTAGCGCAGGCAAAATCGCCGCGAAGCGCAATTGGTGCATTCAGGGCGACCGGGATGCCGCAGATCGCAAACGCAGGCGAGATAGCGTCGGGGCTCATGACCAAGGTGACGCGGGGAAGCGGAAGTGCCGGCCTGGTGATGCGAGGTGACGCTGGCGCGCGGGTGGCGCGGATTCGCGCACAAACGGACAGCATCATGATGCTGATTCAATCCGGTGACGGCAATGTTGGCCGGTTTCGCCGCGACTCTACTCTTTTCCGGACCGTTGGAGAAATACGTTCGAGCATCGACACTCTGAAAGCGCTGGTAAGCAACCCCGCGAGCCCGCTCGGGCGTGCGCGGACTGACAGCACGCTCACACGGGAAATCGCGCGAGTGAGCGCGGAGCTCGCACTGCTCATGGCGGACATCAAGAAGCACCCGCTCCGCTACCTGTCCTACTGACCTCGCTGGTTACGCTTGACCCATTTTCTCTCCGTTGTTAGCTTCGCACTCGACAGCCCGCCTGCCGCCTCCCGCCTCGACTGATTGCCCGGCTGCCTGCCAGGCCCCGAACTCCCCTCCCCGCTCGATCCAATTACTGCTGGCTTGCTTGTGCAATACACAAAACCTTTCCGCATTCCGCC
This window encodes:
- a CDS encoding MlaD family protein; protein product: MKFTPLPFGMAREIRWSELRTGIIAAAAVAAVVLSILIFARVGALHGDTATLYVVTDNAVGVLQGTEVWLAGQRVGLVKNIEFRSTSTDTTARLAIETEILADRLNFIRRGAYVDIRPGGNLIGSPVVYIASATSQSPAITSGDTLFSHEKKALGNVGVQVDQLILQLGELTDTGNKILAQAKSPRSAIGAFRATGMPQIANAGEIASGLMTKVTRGSGSAGLVMRGDAGARVARIRAQTDSIMMLIQSGDGNVGRFRRDSTLFRTVGEIRSSIDTLKALVSNPASPLGRARTDSTLTREIARVSAELALLMADIKKHPLRYLSY